The following proteins are encoded in a genomic region of Aptenodytes patagonicus chromosome 13, bAptPat1.pri.cur, whole genome shotgun sequence:
- the TNFRSF13B gene encoding tumor necrosis factor receptor superfamily member 13B, which yields MAQALIKSLSNNKPPEQCAGSGLELAVQWQEPRGTRHRGRVKPMDGTHIGWDAMNNCTDQQYWDTLVCQCIPCSLVCGRPTVRRCAALCESMDCNRRTGFYYDELLKNCINCTTVCGQHPKQCAPSCETGGLVATPHLPATLVTASPPTAVLEQKACAEPEPWLVVYLLLGLCLCTLICSLLLGWTHLRRKGEVVSCQASTGTCHRREDSSKDRLVEAGSVGDGSTGSRVPEPVETCGFCFPGHGSAVQETKSCHSTSYHIGERAAPSHTGICSRGSAGAIPSPDDGHFKIICSPSQEKTLMA from the exons ATGGCCCAGGCATTAATCAAATCTCTCTCTAATAATAAACCTCCCGAGCAATGTGCGGGTTCGGGGCTGGAGCTCGCAGTGCAATGGCAGGAGCCGAGGGGGACTAGACACCGCGGGAGAGTCAAAC CCATGGATGGGACGCACATCGGGTGGGATGCCATGAACAACTGCACCGATCAGCAGTACTGGGACACCCTCGTCTGCCAGTGCATCCCCTGCAGCCTCGTATGCGGCCGGCCCACAGTGAGGAGGTGTGCTGCCCTGTGCG agTCCATGGACTGCAACAGGAGAACCGGCTTCTACTACGACGAGCTCCTGAAAAACTGCATCAACTGCACCACGGTCTGCGGGCAGCACCCGAAGCAATGCGCCCCGTCCTGCGAAA CAGGTGGCCTGGTGGCCACCCCCCATCTGCCAGCCACGCTGGTCACGGCCTCGCCGCCCAcggctgtgctggagcagaaggcGTGCGCGGAGCCGGAGCCGTGGCTGGTGGTGTacctgctgctggggctctgcctcTGCACCCTCAtctgctccctgctcctgggcTGGACCCACCTGCGGAGGAAGGGAGAGGTGGTCTCCTGCCAAGCCAGCACTGGGACCTGCCACCGCAGGGAGGACTCCTCCAAAG ATCGTCTCGTGGAAGCGGGCAGCGTTGGTGATGGATCCACCGGCAGCAGGGTCCCAGAGCCGGTGGAAACCTGTGGCTTCTGCTTCCCTGGACACGGCTCTGCTGTACAAGAGACCAAATCGTGCCACAGCACCTCCTATCATATAGGGGAAAGAGCTGCTCCCTCTCACACGGGGATATGCAGCAGAGGAAGCGCTGGGGCCATTCCCAGCCCTGACGATGGCCACTTCAAAATCATATGTTCTCCTTCACAAGAGAAGACGCTTATGGCGTGA